Genomic segment of Chloroflexota bacterium:
CCCTTCCGCGCCACGCTCGACGAGCAAGCATCGTATGTGATCGAGAGCGTGGCCCTCGCCCGGGCAGCGGGCGTGGAGCGCTACGCCATCTATAAGCTCCAGGACGAGGCGCCCGAGAACGGGGACGAATACTGGGGCCTGACTCGCAATGACGGGACCGCGCGCCCATCGTACGTGGCATATCAAGTCGCCGCGCGGTATCTGGCCGACGTGACAGCAGCGACCTACGAATGGCAGGGCTCCCACGACCCGCCCACGGACGACGAGATCACCCGGCTGCTCGCATCCAACGCCAACCGGGTGCAGTGGCCGTGGCCGGCCGCGGTGAACTGGGTGACGATGCAGCGGGGCGCACAGCGCATCACCGTGATCTGGAACGCGTCTCCGACCCCGGTTCAGGCGACGATTCGGGCGCACGCTGACTCCGCGCAGCTCGTCGACAAGCGGGGCAACGTTCGCGCCGTATTCCCAAGAGGCGGAGCCTACTCGCTCGCCCTCGAGCCGTCGCGAAACAACTCGGACCCGCGCGATCCATCGCTGTACCTGGTGGGCGGAAGCCCATGGATCGTCATCGAGAACCGAGCGACGGAGTGATCGCGCTGTCTAAGACGGGCGTGTGGGGCTGACGAGCCGAAGATTGGCCCGCCCCCGTTAGTCGCCGCCGACGCCCGCGAGCTGCGCATAGTACGCCCACCGGACGTCGAAGCCCACGCCGCGCTCCTTCAACTGGCGGATCTCCTCCGACGGAATGATCCGCGGGCGGCTATTGATCGCCAACACGCGATAGTTCGCCAGCGCCAGGTCCTCGAGGTGGATCGCACCGATGGTGGCCTCTTGGATCGTTTGAGCGGCGCTCACGATGCCATGTCCCTGAAGCAGACACACCCTGTGGTCGCCCATCGCCGCAACCATCTGCTCCCCCAGCTCGTTATCGGTCACCAGCTTGGCGCACGGCCACACAGGAACCGGTCGCTCCACCAGGGCCGCCTGAACGTGCAGGATGGGGAGGATCGGCTGGCTGGCGACGCCCATGATCGTCGCCATCGGCTGGTGGGTGTGCACAACGGCCTGGACGTCGGGGCGCGCCCGATAGATGCAGGTGTGGATGAAACGCTCCGCCGGCGGGCTTTCACTTCCCTCTACCAGATTCCCATCCAGGTCGATCACGACCATGTCTTCCGGTCGGACGCGGTCCATCGCTCGCACTCGCGTCGAGTGGCGCGGCTTGATCAGCACCCGATCGGTGCCGGGGATGCGCATGCTGGGATGCCCAAGGTAATCGGTCAGGCCGAGCCGATAGAGGATGCTGCACGCATCGGCCAGCAGCTCGCGCAGAGCGGCATCGCGCTCATGGGCCGTCATCGTTCTTCTCCCAGACGCGGCGCAGCGTCAGAGGCCCGCCGCCAACTTCACGGGCTCCAAAAGGCTCTCATCATACCGCCGAGGGCGCCGACGGCGTAAGATGGGACCGGCGCTTCCGGAGAGCGCCAAAGGCTCCGCGGCGCGGTAAGGAGGCAAGGTGCGATGCCGAAGCTCAGACACATTGCGCTGGCGACGAAAGATCCCGAAGCGACGGCGGCGTTCTACAAGCGGGTCTTCGACATGAAAGAGGTCGGCCGAACCGACACCGAGCTGGCGAACGGCATCTACCTCAGCGACGGGACGATCAACGTCGCGGTGCTGAACTTCAAGACAGATCAGCTCGGCCGCGGGATGGACTACGTGGGGCTCCACCACCTCGGCTTCGTCGTCGAGGATCTGGAGGAGTACAACGAGCGCCTCATTGAGAGCGGCGCCGAGCTGATGAGCCCCAGACCGACCGCGGGCACGCAGTTCTTCGAGGTCAAGCACCGCGGGCCCGACGGCGTGGTGATCGACACGTCGGAGCACCCGTGGCTGGGCGCAGCCGGACTCGACGCCGACGCGTCCGCGGACCGCGCGGTCAAGCAGGACGCGTCGTGAAGGTGACGGTAACTTCGGGGGTCGCCACGGCGACCGTGCCAAAGAGGAGTCAGGTTCGCCGATAGTGCGCCACGAGGGCGCCCGCGTCCTCCTCGCCCGGGCCGACGAAGGCGAAGCGCATGGCGACGCGATCGAACGTGGTGTGCTCCCGGTCTGGCCGCGCCGGGCTCCGGTGTCCGTCGATGGTGACCTCGAGGCTGTCCAGGCGGACTCGACGATTCTTCGCCTCGCGCTCGACCAGCAGGACCCCACACGATGCGACGCCGGAGAGAAAGATCTCGGTTGGGCCCGGCTGGTCGCCGGGCCCATCTTGATACGTCGCATGGTCCACGACGAAGTGGTGGTCGCCGACGTTTGTGATGCAGCGGCCATAGACGTTCGATGAGTAGGCGCGCACGGTGGAGACCGGATATTGCTGCGCCACGCGATTCCCTCCGAAAAATGGCGAGGCGGCCGGCATCCGGCCGCCTCGCGCACTCTCATTGCGACCGGTGTTAGACCTTGGCAGCTTCTCGCGCGCCCTCGGCGCCGGGATCGAACCAGTCGTCGGCTTTCGCTACCGTCGGTCCGCCGCGTCCCGCCGGGTCGTACCAGCCCTCGGCCAGCGACTCGGTCAGGAACGTGTTGATGATCCCGTGGTTCGGATCCCTGACCACCGCTAGGGGGTCCAACCCCCGCTCGACCTTGTCGATCTCCCGCTTCAGGACTTCGCGCAGCATGGCGACGCCTCGGTCGGAGGTGGCCAACCGCTCGTGCTCCCGATCCGCGATTGCGCCCTGCGTCTCCCAGGCCATGTGGTCCTGAGCCAGGACCTGGTCCAGCTTGAATCGGGTGAAGGGGTGGAGCTGGTCCACCGGATCCTTGAAGGGAGGCACGATGATGACGTCCGGGTCATCGTCCGAGTAGCCCTCCTGCTCGATTGGCAAGAAATACACGAAGAAGACGTTCGTGTGCGTATCGTCCATCGGGACTCGCAGCTGCGTCGCATTGGCCTGCCGAAGGATGTTGGGGAAGATCAGCGGGTGCTGATCAACGTGACCGTTGGCGTAGGTACGCTTCTTGACGATCCCGTAGTCGGACTCATAGAAGACGAAGTCCCGCACGTCGTCCGTGAATCCGCGCGTCGTGCTGGGCGGCTTCTTCCCGCGCCCAATGAACTCCTGGTGAAGGATCTGAAGGTGGGCGGGGTCGACCGAGTTCTCGGTCGGGTTGAGCCAGTTGCAGTCGAGCTGGGGGTACACGGCGAGCTTGCGGATTCCGTCCTTCCGTGCCCACACGTCGTACTGTGGGATCTCCGGCGCCGGCAGCGGTCCCAGGTACGCCCAGTACATCCCGATGAACTTCTTCACCGGGTACGCCTTCGCCTTTACCGTCAGATAGAACTTGCTGTCCGCCGGCTCGGCCGGCGTCTCCAGACAGTTGCCTTTCGTGTCGTAGAGCCAGCCATGGTACGCGCAGGCGATCCCCCGCTCCTCGACGCGCCCGTAGAGCATGGAAGCGCCGCGGTGGACGCAATGGTCCTGCATGAGGCCGACGTTGCCGCTCTTGTCCTTGAAGAGCACGAGGTCCTCACCCAAGATTCGGACGAACTTCGTCGGGCGGTCGTCCGTCAGCTCCCGGGCGATGGCGACTGGATGCCAGTAGCGTCGGAGCAGCTCGCCCGCCGGC
This window contains:
- a CDS encoding class II aldolase/adducin family protein — protein: MTAHERDAALRELLADACSILYRLGLTDYLGHPSMRIPGTDRVLIKPRHSTRVRAMDRVRPEDMVVIDLDGNLVEGSESPPAERFIHTCIYRARPDVQAVVHTHQPMATIMGVASQPILPILHVQAALVERPVPVWPCAKLVTDNELGEQMVAAMGDHRVCLLQGHGIVSAAQTIQEATIGAIHLEDLALANYRVLAINSRPRIIPSEEIRQLKERGVGFDVRWAYYAQLAGVGGD
- a CDS encoding VOC family protein gives rise to the protein MPKLRHIALATKDPEATAAFYKRVFDMKEVGRTDTELANGIYLSDGTINVAVLNFKTDQLGRGMDYVGLHHLGFVVEDLEEYNERLIESGAELMSPRPTAGTQFFEVKHRGPDGVVIDTSEHPWLGAAGLDADASADRAVKQDAS
- a CDS encoding OsmC family protein, which translates into the protein MAQQYPVSTVRAYSSNVYGRCITNVGDHHFVVDHATYQDGPGDQPGPTEIFLSGVASCGVLLVEREAKNRRVRLDSLEVTIDGHRSPARPDREHTTFDRVAMRFAFVGPGEEDAGALVAHYRRT
- a CDS encoding Rieske 2Fe-2S domain-containing protein, which gives rise to MLTKEENERLTRVGPGTPAGELLRRYWHPVAIARELTDDRPTKFVRILGEDLVLFKDKSGNVGLMQDHCVHRGASMLYGRVEERGIACAYHGWLYDTKGNCLETPAEPADSKFYLTVKAKAYPVKKFIGMYWAYLGPLPAPEIPQYDVWARKDGIRKLAVYPQLDCNWLNPTENSVDPAHLQILHQEFIGRGKKPPSTTRGFTDDVRDFVFYESDYGIVKKRTYANGHVDQHPLIFPNILRQANATQLRVPMDDTHTNVFFVYFLPIEQEGYSDDDPDVIIVPPFKDPVDQLHPFTRFKLDQVLAQDHMAWETQGAIADREHERLATSDRGVAMLREVLKREIDKVERGLDPLAVVRDPNHGIINTFLTESLAEGWYDPAGRGGPTVAKADDWFDPGAEGAREAAKV